A genomic window from Pecten maximus chromosome 2, xPecMax1.1, whole genome shotgun sequence includes:
- the LOC117317156 gene encoding uncharacterized protein LOC117317156 translates to MSTRTVSVAYYPQREVPLVEFTITNNRLRKKTLEDKFPGATGLEYYLDGVRTAASVTNDEFCLPENVNQFVVINSVYTLDGQHSEFHHCRSEITNALTQTPPRKLAVFIGNTNFLGDRHPLHGSRTDVDVMSMMFSSPPFNFTVLKCLDFKVEQMKTIISNAVNLCTANTEAFLCFVSTHGYVSLTESHQMLKGVDNTYVRLQDLMEPVSPKVRGPISASTPRVFFINACRIPGGHDADDEPDGGVELNVHHESAEHGGEERGAGNSEGGGKGDLEDSGRSRFRSGGPLPQNTTNYSMDSHQLAQYCPPNCLLVYGCPVGQGITDCVPFVTERISWLVHSLREVRKTKPEEPVDLLNLLTEANAYCCRELESLGRKYIFVLEHRLTSEKGLVFSY, encoded by the exons ATGTCTACACGTACAGTTTCTGTGGCATATTACCCACAAAGGGAAGTGCCTTTAGTGGAATTCACTATCACCAATAATAGACTTAGAAAGAAGACACTGGAGGACAAGTTCCCAGGAGCAACTGGTCTGGAATACTACCTAGATGGAGTTCGGACAGCAGCTAGTGTAACAAATGATGAATTTTGTTTGCCAGAGAATGTAAATCAGTTTGTGGTTATCAACAGTGTTTATACTTTGG ATGGGCAGCACAGTGAGTTCCATCACTGTAGAAG TGAGATCACCAATGCTTTGACGCAGACACCACCCAGAAAATTAGCTGTCTTCATTGGTAATACTAATTTCCTTGGAGACCGACATCCTCTTCATGGTTCGAGAACAGATGTTGATGTAATGTCAATGATGTTTTCATCACCTCCTTTCAACTTTACAGTATTGAAGTGCTTGGATTTCAAAGTGgaacaaatgaaaacaattatcagta ATGCTGTAAATCTATGTACTGCCAACACGGAAGCATTTCTTTGCTTTGTGTCGACACATGGATATGTTTCACTAACTGAAAGTCACCAAATGTTAAAAGGTGTTGATAATACATATGTACGTCTTCAAGATCTGATGGAACCAGTTTCCCCCAAAGTGAGGGGACCAATCTCAGCATCTACACCCAGAGTGTTTTTCATCAAT GCTTGCAGAATTCCTGGTGGTCATGACGCTGACGATGAACCAGATGGAGGTGTAGAACTAAACG TTCATCATGAATCCGCTGAGCATGGTGGAGAAGAACGTGGAGCTGGAAACAGTGAGGGAGGTGGTAAGGGAGACCTTGAGGATAGTGGACGATCTAGATTTAGATCTGGTGGTCCTTTGCCACAGAATACCACTAATTACAGTATGGACAGTCATCAGTTGGCGCAGTACTGTCCACCCAACTGCCTTTTGGTATATGGATGTCCAGTTG GACAAGGAATTACAGATTGTGTACCTTTTGTAACCGAGAGAATCAGCTGGCTTGTACACAGCTTAAGAGAGGTCAGGAAGACAAAACCAGAGGAACCAGTTGATTTGCTGAATTTGCTGACAGAGGCGAATGCCTACTGTTGTCGTGAGTTAGAATCATTAGGGAGGAAGTACATATTTGTGTTAGAGCACAGACTGACCTCAGAGAAAGGACTTGTGTTTTCCTATTAA